In Devosia sp. XK-2, one DNA window encodes the following:
- a CDS encoding outer membrane beta-barrel protein — MRIAKTFALAGLATALPASAAMAADLITVPTSTQAELPIANDAGFDWNGFYAGIHGAAQNGSVSDTQYGLGVQAGVNAQFDFYLLGAEVAVTGLADNGTVGETSYGQILGRAGLVVSDNVAVYAAGGYGIDLGVPNEEDALLGGGVELAVTDNVSVRAQYLHGFPIQGGNDKNQFTVGASYHF; from the coding sequence ATGCGTATCGCAAAAACTTTCGCCCTTGCGGGTCTGGCAACAGCGCTTCCCGCGAGTGCGGCCATGGCCGCAGATCTCATCACCGTGCCGACCTCGACCCAGGCCGAGTTGCCCATAGCCAATGATGCCGGCTTCGATTGGAATGGCTTCTATGCCGGCATCCATGGTGCCGCCCAGAACGGCTCGGTCAGCGACACCCAATATGGCTTGGGTGTGCAGGCCGGCGTGAATGCCCAATTCGATTTCTATCTTCTTGGTGCCGAGGTGGCTGTGACCGGCCTTGCCGATAACGGCACGGTCGGGGAAACGTCCTATGGCCAGATCCTTGGCCGGGCCGGCCTGGTGGTCTCTGACAATGTGGCGGTCTATGCCGCTGGTGGCTACGGCATCGATCTTGGCGTGCCTAACGAGGAAGATGCGCTGCTTGGCGGCGGCGTCGAACTGGCCGTGACTGACAACGTATCCGTGCGTGCCCAATATCTGCACGGCTTCCCGATCCAGGGCGGCAACGACAAGAATCAATTCACCGTCGGCGCCAGCTACCATTTCTAG